The Streptomyces luteogriseus genome includes a window with the following:
- a CDS encoding RNA-guided endonuclease InsQ/TnpB family protein yields MAQAGVAAEGGHARYTYRLRVSSTARTALAAEWDRCRWVWNECVAKSKAVYLRNKAAGEKQTCGPAQFDKMLTEARKATPWLREGSSVPQQQIIRDFGRSRAKAYKDIRERLPMSRRAGMPKWKSKREALPSLNYTKRGFRLKDGRLHLAGGIVVTVVWSRDLPGEPSSVRVYQDSLGHWYASFVVPAEVHLLPQTGRVLGVDWGVKETATTTSDAHDLPHAGHGQKARAKLTRYDRMMARRRPKKGKPGSKGYREARKLRAKAHKKVARQREDTGRKWAKKVVRDHDAVAVEDFRPKFLAQTTLARKATDAAIGATKTALLEMGRKHGRDIRLVHPAHTTMDCAHCDARAKHRLPLGERTYTCTACGAVSPRDKNSARVMLVRAGLNPAGADGGRPPGALLKKAA; encoded by the coding sequence TGGGACCGATGCCGCTGGGTGTGGAACGAATGCGTCGCCAAGTCCAAGGCCGTGTACCTGCGCAACAAGGCGGCCGGAGAGAAACAGACGTGTGGCCCGGCGCAGTTCGACAAAATGCTGACCGAAGCCCGGAAGGCAACGCCGTGGTTACGCGAGGGCTCGTCGGTCCCTCAGCAGCAGATCATCCGTGACTTCGGCCGCTCACGTGCCAAGGCGTACAAAGACATCCGCGAGCGCCTGCCCATGTCGCGCCGGGCGGGGATGCCGAAGTGGAAATCCAAGCGCGAGGCGCTGCCGTCCCTCAACTACACCAAGCGTGGGTTCCGGTTGAAGGACGGCCGGCTGCACCTGGCCGGGGGCATCGTGGTGACGGTGGTGTGGTCGCGGGACCTGCCGGGGGAGCCGTCCTCGGTGCGCGTGTATCAGGACAGCCTCGGGCACTGGTACGCCTCGTTCGTCGTTCCCGCCGAGGTGCACCTCCTGCCTCAGACCGGTCGGGTACTGGGGGTCGACTGGGGTGTGAAGGAGACGGCGACCACGACGTCCGACGCGCACGACCTGCCGCACGCCGGGCACGGCCAGAAGGCCCGGGCGAAGCTGACCCGGTACGACCGGATGATGGCCCGCCGCAGGCCGAAGAAGGGCAAGCCGGGATCGAAGGGCTATCGCGAGGCGAGGAAGCTGCGGGCGAAGGCGCACAAGAAGGTCGCCCGACAGCGTGAGGACACCGGCCGCAAGTGGGCCAAGAAGGTCGTCCGCGACCACGACGCCGTCGCTGTGGAGGACTTCCGTCCGAAGTTTTTGGCCCAGACCACCCTGGCCCGTAAGGCCACTGACGCCGCCATCGGCGCCACCAAGACCGCTCTGCTGGAGATGGGTCGCAAGCACGGGCGGGACATCCGCCTGGTACACCCTGCGCACACCACGATGGACTGCGCGCACTGCGATGCGAGAGCCAAGCATCGTCTGCCGCTGGGTGAGCGCACCTACACCTGCACCGCGTGCGGAGCCGTGTCCCCGCGGGACAAGAACTCCGCACGCGTGATGCTCGTCCGGGCTGGTCTCAACCCGGCTGGTGCTGATGGCGGAAGACCTCCTGGAGCGCTGCTCAAGAAGGCGGCCTGA